From a region of the Zingiber officinale cultivar Zhangliang chromosome 4B, Zo_v1.1, whole genome shotgun sequence genome:
- the LOC121978100 gene encoding S-linalool synthase-like, with protein sequence MDTESYYTERMKEEVALLFSDDDSYCCSLLPPSAYDTAWVAMIGSGGGAARPLFPQCVEWILANQRKEGFWGDGERALDSVAATIVSVLALHQWNTGRASIERGLQYLRANIEKILVQCHGGIPRWFTIVFPGLLELTQSKGLRVLRGHDVMQLVNDVFKRRRTILTASSGSDQYYPPLTMFLEALPPSSRPKHELILAQLMEDGSLFRSPSATAAAFMITGDANCLKYLQDMMQRCSGIVPPVFPVDQNLIRLCLVDHLSRLGCGQFFEEEIKDLLDHNYRNWIKQHQEQSTTNCVLSEQIYSDTLAFYLLRTYGYPVTPRKLCWFMDNKGILVHIRENHSEFLGAMYGIYRAAQLMFPEEVDLHNTKLFSLEVLTKCLPRKDFEGNDKVMTDFQKEIARELELPWLLRMDHLEHRLYIERTKGYWLCIGKTNICRLSHPKCLMQLAVDNFTKRQSIYRNELQMLKRWSEESGLSKMGFGREKTTYCYFLATVPTCLPLHCELRKIVAKNATLVTIADDFFDEKGTESELETLTEAVNRWEGDNLCSHSKVIFDALHELVNEVEFNAFREHDKTVKDALQEMWRDAFNSWLKESKWSRCKHVPSTDEYIDVATVSVAIQVMTLPACYITHPKVPVDGKLGSRYCKMTELSMLCARLLNDIGSYMRELEDGKFNMVPLYVKENLESSIEDSVGHIKTVLERKGKEFLELFLNQEYGGVPRVWKELHVATLKAFWMLYDSNNKFDSPTALLQAIRMAFYEPLAIDA encoded by the exons ATGGATACGGAGTCATATTACACGGAGAGGATGAAGGAGGAGGTAGCACTGCTCTTCTCCGACGACGATAGCTACTGCTGCTCGCTGCTGCCGCCCTCTGCTTACGATACTGCCTGGGTCGCCATGATCGGCTCCGGTGGCGGCGCCGCACGTCCCCTGTTTCCGCAATGCGTCGAGTGGATCCTCGCGAACCAAAGGAAAGAAGGCTTCTGGGGAGATGGCGAGCGTGCACTCGATTCCGTCGCCGCCACTATCGTCTCTGTTCTTGCACTCCATCAGTGGAACACTGGCCGTGCAAGCATCGAGAGAG GTTTGCAGTATCTCCGTGCAAATATAGAAAAGATACTCGTGCAGTGCCACGGTGGCATTCCTCGTTGGTTCACAATTGTTTTTCCAGGATTGCTGGAGCTGACGCAATCCAAAGGCTTACGTGTGCTTCGCGGCCATGACGTCATGCAATTAGTGAATGACGTCTTCAAGAGAAGAAGAACAATATTAACAGC ATCATCAGGTAGTGATCAATATTACCCACCATTGACAATGTTCCTCGAAGCACTCCCACCAAGCAGCAGGCCAAAACATGAACTGATTCTTGCTCAACTGATGGAAGATGGATCGCTCTTTAGATCTCCATCAGCAACTGCTGCTGCTTTCATGATCACAGGAGATGCTAATTGTCTCAAGTACCTGCAGGACATGATGCAGAGATGTAGTGGCATCG TGCCCCCTGTGTTTCCTGTGGATCAAAATCtcataaggctttgtctagttgACCATTTGAGTAGACTAGGATGTGGTCAGTTTTTTGAAGAGGAGATCAAGGATCTATTGGACCATAATTACAG GAATTGGATAAAGCAGCATCAGGAACAGAGCACTACGAACTGTGTTCTATCTGAACAAATATATAGTGATACCTTAGCCTTTTATCTTCTGAGGACATATGGATATCCTGTAACACCAA GGAAACTGTGTTGGTTTATGGACAACAAGGGCATTCTTGTGCATATAAGGGAAAACCACAGTGAGTTCTTGGGAGCCATGTATGGGATCTACAGAGCAGCACAGTTGATGTTCCCTGAGGAAGTTGACCTTCATAATACTAAACTGTTCTCCTTGGAAGTGTTGACAAAATGTCTTCCTCGCAAGGATTTTGAAGGAAACGACAAGGTCATGACAGATTTCCAAAAAGAG ATCGCACGCGAACTGGAACTCCCGTGGTTACTTAGAATGGACCACCTTGAGCATCGCTTGTATATAGAGAGAACTAAAGGGTACTGGTTGTGTATTGGGAAGACCAACATTTGCAG GCTTTCTCACCCAAAATGTCTCATGCAACTGGCCGTGGACAATTTTACAAAACGTCAGTCAATTTACAGAAATGAACTCCAGATGCTGAAGAG GTGGTCAGAAGAATCCGGGCTTTCAAAAATGGGGTTCGGCCGAGAAAAAACTACCTACTGTTACTTCTTAGCCACTGTTCCAACATGCCTCCCTCTGCATTGTGAACTAAGGAAAATAGTGGCAAAAAATGCAACCCTAGTCACAATTGCTGATGATTTCTTCGATGAAAAAGGAACGGAAAGTGAATTAGAAACACTAACTGAAGCTGTCAACAG GTGGGAAGGAGACAACTTATGTAGCCACTCCAAAGTAATCTTTGACGCACTTCATGAACTTGTAAATGAAGTAGAATTTAATGCATTCCGTGAACATGACAAGACTGTGAAAGATGCCCTTCAAGAAATG TGGCGTGATGCGTTTAACTCTTGGCTAAAGGAATCCAAGTGGAGCAGATGCAAACATGTGCCTTCTACCGACGAGTACATCGATGTCGCGACGGTTTCAGTGGCTATTCAAGTAATGACTCTTCCTGCTTGCTACATCACTCATCCAAAAGTTCCAGTTGATGGCAAATTGGGTTCTCGTTACTGCAAAATGACCGAGCTGTCAATGCTGTGTGCTCGTCTGCTAAATGACATAGGAAGCTATATG AGAGAATTAGAGGATGGAAAGTTCAACATGGTTCCACTGTACGTGAAAGAGAATTTGGAGAGCAGCATTGAGGACTCAGTTGGGCATATAAAGACAGTTCTTGAGAGGAAGGGGAAGGAGTTTCTCGAGCTGTTCTTGAACCAAGAATATGGAGGAGTTCCAAGAGTGTGGAAGGAGTTGCACGTGGCCACTCTCAAAGCTTTCTGGATGCTTTATGATTCCAACAATAAATTTGACTCGCCAACCGCGCTGCTCCAAGCTATCAGAATGGCGTTTTATGAACCGCTGGCGATCGATGCTTAG